A region from the Lycium barbarum isolate Lr01 chromosome 8, ASM1917538v2, whole genome shotgun sequence genome encodes:
- the LOC132605948 gene encoding elongation factor 1-alpha-like, with protein MGKEKVHINIVVIGHVDSGKSTTTGHLIYKLGGIDKRVIERFEKEAAEMNKRSFKYAWVLDKLKAERERGITIDIALWKFETTKYYCTVIDAPGHRDFIKNMITGTSQADCAVLIIDSTTGGFEAGISKDGQTREHALLAFTLGVKQMICCCNKMDATTPKYSKARYDEIVKEVSSYLKKVGYNPDKVPFVPISGFEGDNMIERSTNLDWYKGPTLLEALDQINEPKRPSDKPLRLPLQDVYKIGGIGTVPVGRVETGVIKPGMVVTFGPTGLTTEVKSVEMHHEALQEALPGDNVGFNVKNVAVKDLKRGFVASNSKDDPAKGAASFTSQVIIMNHPGQIGNGYAPVLDCHTSHIAVKFSEILTKIDRRSGKELEKEPKFLKNGDAGMVKMIPTKPMVVETFSEYPPLGRFAVRDMRQTVAVGVIKSVDKKDPTGAKVTKAALKKK; from the exons ATGGGTAAAGAGAAGGTTCACATTAACATTGTGGTCATTGGCCACGTCGACTCTGGAAAGTCGACCACCACCGGTCACTTGATCTACAAGCTAGGTGGTATTGACAAGCGTGTTATTGAGAGGTTCGAGAAGGAAGCTGCTGAGATGAACAAGAGGTCATTCAAGTATGCCTGGGTGCTTGACAAGCTTAAGGCTGAACGTGAGCGTGGTATCACCATTGATATTGCCTTGTGGAAGTTCGAGACCACTAAGTACTACTGCACCGTTATTGATGCCCCCGGACACAGGGACTTTATCAAGAACATGATCACTGGTACCTCCCAGGCTGACTGTGCCGTCCTAATTATTGACTCCACCACTGGTGGTTTTGAAGCTGGTATCTCTAAAGATGGTCAGACCCGTGAACATGCGTTGCTTGCTTTCACCCTTGGTGTCAAGCAAATGATTTGCTGCTGCAACAAG ATGGATGCTACCACCCCCAAGTACTCCAAGGCTAGGTATGATGAAATCGTGAAGGAAGTTTCATCCTACCTCAAGAAGGTTGGTTACAACCCTGACAAGGTCCCCTTTGTCCCCATCTCCGGTTTTGAAGGAGACAATATGATTGAGAGGTCTACCAACCTTGACTGGTACAAGGGCCCAACCCTCCTTGAGGCTCTCGACCAGATTAATGAGCCCAAGAGGCCATCAGACAAGCCCCTCCGTCTTCCACTTCAGGATGTTTACAAGATTGGTGGTATTGGTACCGTCCCTGTTGGTCGTGTGGAGACTGGTGTAATCAAGCCTGGTATGGTTGTGACCTTTGGCCCTACTGGTCTGACAACTGAAGTCAAGTCTGTAGAGATGCACCACGAAGCTCTCCAGGAGGCACTCCCTGGTGACAATGTTGGGTTCAATGTTAAGAATGTTGCTGTGAAGGATCTCAAGCGTGGTTTTGTTGCCTCAAACTCCAAGGATGACCCAGCCAAGGGGGCAGCCAGTTTCACCTCCCAGGTCATCATTATGAACCATCCTGGCCAGATTGGAAATGGATATGCACCGGTGCTCGACTGCCACACTTCCCACATTGCTGTCAAGTTTTCTGAGATCTTGACCAAGATTGACAGGCGATCGGGTAAGGAACTCGAGAAGGAGCCTAAGTTCTTGAAGAATGGTGATGCTGGTATGGTTAAGATGATTCCCACCAAGCCTATGGTTGTTGAGACCTTCTCTGAGTATCCACCATTGGGTCGTTTTGCTGTGAGAGACATGAGGCAAACTGTTGCTGTTGGTGTCATCAAAAGTGTTGACAAGAAGGACCCAACCGGTGCCAAGGTCACCAAGGCTGCCCTGAAGAAAAAGTGA
- the LOC132605946 gene encoding elongation factor 1-alpha-like: MGKEKVHINIVVIGHVDSGKSTTTGHLIYKLGGIDKRVIERFEKEAAEMNKRSFKYAWVLDKLKAERERGITIDIALWKFETTKYYCTVIDAPGHRDFIKNMITGTSQADCAVLIIDSTTGGFEAGISKDGQTREHALLAFTLGVKQMICCCNKMDATTPKYSKARYDEIVKEVSSYLKKVGYNPDKVPFVPISGFEGDNMIERSTNLDWYKGPTLLEALDQINEPKRPSDKPLRLPLQDVYKIGGIGTVPVGRVETGVIKPGMVVTFGPTGLTTEVKSVEMHHEALQEALPGDNVGFNVKNVAVKDLKRGFVASNSKDDPAKGAASFTSQVIIMNHPGQIGNGYAPVLDCHTSHIAVKFSEILTKIDRRSGKELEKEPKFLKNGDAGMVKMIPTKPMVVETFSEYPPLGRFAVRDMRQTVAVGVIKSVDKKDPTGAKVTKAALKKK; this comes from the exons ATGGGTAAAGAGAAGGTTCACATCAACATTGTGGTCATTGGCCACGTCGACTCTGGAAAGTCAACTACGACCGGTCACTTGATCTACAAGCTTGGTGGTATTGACAAGCGTGTTATTGAGAGGTTCGAGAAGGAAGCTGCTGAGATGAACAAGAGGTCATTCAAGTATGCCTGGGTGCTTGACAAGCTTAAGGCCGAACGTGAGCGTGGTATCACCATTGATATTGCCTTGTGGAAGTTCGAGACCACTAAGTACTACTGCACCGTTATTGATGCCCCCGGACACAGGGACTTTATCAAGAACATGATCACCGGTACCTCCCAGGCTGACTGTGCCGTCCTAATTATTGACTCCACCACTGGTGGTTTTGAAGCTGGTATCTCTAAAGATGGTCAGACCCGTGAACATGCGTTGCTTGCTTTCACCCTTGGTGTCAAGCAAATGATTTGCTGCTGCAACAAG ATGGATGCTACCACCCCCAAGTACTCCAAGGCTAGGTATGATGAAATCGTGAAGGAAGTTTCTTCCTACCTCAAGAAGGTTGGTTACAACCCTGACAAGGTCCCCTTTGTCCCCATCTCCGGTTTTGAAGGAGATAATATGATTGAGAGGTCTACCAACCTGGACTGGTACAAGGGCCCAACCCTCCTTGAGGCTCTCGACCAGATTAATGAGCCCAAGAGGCCATCAGACAAGCCCCTCCGTCTTCCACTTCAGGATGTTTACAAGATTGGTGGTATTGGTACCGTTCCTGTTGGTCGTGTGGAGACTGGTGTAATCAAGCCAGGTATGGTTGTGACCTTTGGCCCTACTGGTCTGACAACTGAAGTCAAGTCTGTAGAGATGCACCACGAAGCTCTCCAGGAGGCACTCCCTGGTGACAATGTTGGGTTCAATGTTAAGAACGTTGCTGTGAAGGATCTCAAGCGTGGTTTTGTTGCCTCAAACTCGAAGGATGACCCAGCCAAGGGGGCAGCCAGCTTCACCTCCCAGGTCATCATTATGAACCATCCTGGCCAGATTGGAAATGGATATGCACCGGTGCTCGACTGCCACACTTCCCACATTGCTGTCAAGTTTTCTGAGATCTTGACCAAGATTGACAGGCGATCGGGTAAGGAACTCGAGAAGGAGCCTAAGTTCTTGAAGAATGGTGATGCTGGTATGGTTAAGATGATTCCCACCAAGCCTATGGTTGTTGAGACCTTCTCTGAGTACCCACCATTGGGTCGTTTTGCTGTGAGAGACATGAGGCAAACTGTTGCTGTTGGTGTCATCAAAAGTGTTGACAAGAAGGACCCAACTGGTGCCAAGGTCACCAAGGCTGCCCTGAAGAAAAAGTGA